In Streptomyces sp. SN-593, a single genomic region encodes these proteins:
- a CDS encoding LacI family DNA-binding transcriptional regulator — MSDPSFAPRPTLEAVAARAGVSRATASRVVNGSEGVRAPLAERVRRAVDELGYVPNQAARALVTRRNDAIAVVVAEPETRFFSDPFFAQQVRGISKELTAHDNQLVLLLTEGADDYARVGRYLGGGHVDGALIFSLHDDDTLPTMARRAGVPTVIGGRPDWSDSDTLYVDCDNRGGARDAVRHLLDLGCRRIGHIAGPLDQTSSVDRLDGFRDALPGIDPRLIAEGDFTPDGGSRAMARLLADFPDLDGVFAASDVMASGALRLLRTRGRRVPEDVAVVGFDDIVSVAEWTDPPLTTIRQDIEEMGRMMARLLLRRIEAGGAEADRPALSSIVTRTQLVVRASA; from the coding sequence TTGTCCGACCCGAGCTTCGCGCCCCGCCCCACCCTGGAGGCCGTGGCCGCACGCGCCGGGGTGTCCAGGGCGACCGCCTCCCGCGTGGTCAACGGCAGCGAGGGGGTCCGCGCGCCCCTGGCCGAGCGGGTCCGGCGGGCGGTCGACGAGTTGGGCTACGTGCCCAACCAGGCCGCCCGGGCGCTGGTGACGCGGCGGAACGACGCGATCGCGGTGGTCGTGGCCGAGCCGGAGACCCGGTTCTTCTCCGATCCGTTCTTCGCCCAGCAGGTGCGCGGCATCAGCAAGGAACTCACCGCGCACGACAACCAGTTGGTGCTGCTGCTCACCGAGGGCGCCGACGACTACGCCCGGGTGGGCCGGTACCTGGGCGGCGGCCACGTCGACGGTGCGCTGATCTTCTCGCTGCACGACGACGACACGCTGCCCACGATGGCCCGCCGGGCCGGGGTGCCGACGGTGATAGGCGGCCGCCCCGACTGGTCCGACAGCGACACCCTCTACGTCGACTGCGACAACCGCGGCGGCGCGCGCGACGCGGTCCGCCACCTGCTGGACCTGGGTTGCCGGCGGATCGGCCACATCGCCGGCCCGCTCGACCAGACCTCCTCGGTGGACCGGCTGGACGGCTTCCGCGACGCGCTGCCGGGCATCGACCCGCGGCTGATCGCGGAGGGCGACTTCACCCCCGACGGGGGCTCCCGGGCGATGGCCCGGCTGCTGGCCGACTTCCCCGACCTGGACGGGGTGTTCGCGGCGTCCGACGTGATGGCCTCGGGCGCGCTGAGGCTGCTGCGCACCCGGGGCCGACGGGTGCCGGAGGACGTGGCGGTGGTCGGTTTCGACGACATCGTGTCGGTCGCCGAGTGGACCGACCCGCCGCTGACCACGATCCGGCAGGACATCGAGGAGATGGGCCGGATGATGGCGCGGCTGCTGCTGCGCAGGATCGAGGCGGGCGGCGCGGAGGCGGACCGGCCGGCGCTCTCGTCGATCGTGACGCGGACGCAGTTGGTGGTGCGCGCGTCGGCGTGA
- a CDS encoding helix-turn-helix domain-containing protein: MLGAIGLDEAQESAYRALVALGAAELGELADRLAVTEEDAARLLRRLEGHGLVAQSSARPGRWVVAPPAVALSALLTSRRHALEQAELAAAVLAAEFRSEAAEPAVHDLVEVVTGAGAVAQRFLQLQFGAESEVCALVTGQPVAVSGADNDAEADAARRGVVYRVVLERDAVTGQSGLTELAAALDRDEQVRVVPRVPTKLVVADRTLAMVPLGRRAEPAALVVHASGLLEALMELFEGVWRQAMPLRLEPGGILAEDRDGQPDGTDLRILSLLLAGLTDTSTAKQLDLGLRTVQRRVKRLMEIAGVSTRLQLGWHAYERGWIARDGARAAPGGPSGPGPAGRPRTDTS, translated from the coding sequence TTGCTCGGTGCCATCGGCCTCGACGAGGCACAGGAATCGGCGTACCGCGCACTGGTCGCGCTCGGCGCCGCGGAACTCGGCGAGCTGGCCGACCGGTTGGCGGTCACGGAGGAGGACGCGGCCCGGTTGCTGCGCCGGTTGGAGGGGCACGGCCTCGTGGCCCAGTCCTCCGCCCGGCCCGGTCGGTGGGTGGTGGCGCCGCCCGCGGTCGCGCTGTCCGCGCTGCTGACCAGCCGCCGGCACGCCCTGGAGCAGGCCGAGTTGGCCGCGGCCGTGCTCGCCGCGGAGTTCCGTTCCGAGGCGGCGGAACCCGCCGTGCACGACCTCGTCGAGGTGGTGACCGGCGCGGGCGCGGTGGCGCAGCGCTTCCTCCAGCTCCAGTTCGGCGCCGAGTCGGAGGTGTGCGCGCTGGTCACCGGCCAGCCGGTCGCGGTCAGCGGCGCGGACAACGACGCCGAGGCCGACGCCGCGCGGCGCGGGGTGGTGTACCGCGTCGTGCTGGAGCGGGACGCGGTCACCGGGCAGAGCGGACTCACCGAGCTGGCCGCCGCGCTCGACCGCGACGAGCAGGTGCGGGTGGTGCCCCGGGTACCGACCAAGCTGGTGGTGGCCGACCGGACGCTCGCGATGGTGCCGCTGGGCCGCCGCGCCGAGCCCGCCGCGCTGGTGGTGCACGCCAGCGGTCTGCTGGAAGCGCTCATGGAGCTGTTCGAGGGGGTGTGGCGGCAGGCCATGCCGCTGCGCCTGGAGCCCGGCGGCATCCTCGCCGAGGACCGGGACGGCCAGCCCGACGGCACCGACCTGCGTATCCTCTCGCTGCTGCTGGCCGGCCTGACCGACACCTCCACCGCCAAGCAGCTCGACCTCGGGCTGCGCACGGTGCAGCGCCGGGTGAAGCGGCTGATGGAGATCGCGGGGGTGAGCACCCGCCTCCAACTGGGCTGGCACGCGTACGAACGCGGCTGGATCGCCCGCGACGGGGCGCGGGCCGCCCCCGGGGGGCCCTCCGGCCCGGGACCGGCCGGTCGGCCCCGCACGGACACGTCCTGA
- a CDS encoding DUF456 domain-containing protein produces MGTAQLCLIGAVMLLGVIGVTAPGVPGTLLCWAAVLWWATSQHTTLTWGVLAGATGLLAVAQVVLWLMPSRRIRDSGVEWSTVMTASGVAVAGFFLIPVLGAPLGFTGTVYVHERVRLGGHRAAWTATRRVMRTVGGSVLVELMACLVVTGAWVGAVIAG; encoded by the coding sequence ATGGGGACCGCACAGTTGTGCCTGATCGGCGCGGTGATGCTGCTGGGCGTCATCGGCGTGACGGCCCCCGGCGTACCCGGGACGCTGCTGTGCTGGGCCGCGGTGCTGTGGTGGGCCACCTCCCAGCACACCACCCTGACCTGGGGCGTCCTCGCCGGGGCCACCGGGCTGCTGGCGGTCGCCCAGGTGGTGCTGTGGCTGATGCCGTCCCGGCGGATCCGCGACTCCGGCGTCGAGTGGAGCACGGTGATGACGGCGAGCGGGGTGGCCGTCGCCGGCTTCTTCCTGATCCCGGTGCTGGGCGCGCCGCTGGGCTTCACGGGGACCGTCTACGTGCACGAACGGGTCCGGCTCGGCGGGCACCGCGCCGCCTGGACGGCGACCCGCCGGGTGATGCGGACGGTGGGCGGGTCCGTCCTGGTGGAGCTGATGGCGTGCCTGGTCGTCACCGGCGCGTGGGTGGGCGCGGTGATCGCGGGGTAG
- the rsgA gene encoding ribosome small subunit-dependent GTPase A, with protein MPYGWDDVWEAEFVPYAGRGLVPGRVVRVDRGLCDVFTPEGVVRADTEFVVPRDPMRVVCTGDWAALDPAGHDPRFVRELLPRRSRFVRSTSSKRSEGQVLAANLEHVAVCVSLALELDLGRLERFVSLAWESGAQPLVVLTKADLVPDTTHLLADAQAAAPGVRVVVASAESGEGLDELGALLAGASTVLLGQSGAGKSTLTNALAGVSVQEVQATRDADGKGRHTTTTRDMVPLAGGGVLIDTPGLRGVGLWDAGTGLGQVFAEIEELAEDCRFPDCAHHAEPGCAVLAALDDGTLPQRRLDSYRKLLRENAWIASRTDQRLRAEMRREWKQRSAAGREMYERKRGGGGGHRRVY; from the coding sequence GTGCCCTATGGGTGGGACGACGTGTGGGAGGCGGAGTTCGTGCCGTACGCCGGGCGCGGGTTGGTGCCCGGGCGGGTGGTGCGGGTGGACCGCGGGCTGTGCGACGTGTTCACGCCCGAGGGTGTGGTCCGGGCGGACACCGAGTTCGTGGTGCCCCGGGACCCGATGCGGGTGGTGTGCACGGGGGATTGGGCCGCGCTCGATCCCGCCGGTCACGACCCTCGCTTTGTGCGGGAGTTGCTGCCGCGGCGGTCCCGGTTCGTGCGGTCCACGTCGTCGAAGCGGTCCGAGGGGCAGGTGCTCGCCGCGAACCTGGAACATGTCGCGGTCTGCGTCTCGCTCGCCCTCGAACTGGACCTGGGCCGGTTGGAACGCTTCGTCTCCCTGGCCTGGGAGAGCGGCGCCCAGCCGCTGGTCGTGCTCACCAAGGCCGACCTGGTGCCCGACACCACCCACCTGCTCGCCGACGCGCAGGCCGCCGCGCCCGGGGTGCGGGTGGTGGTGGCCAGCGCCGAGAGCGGTGAAGGGCTCGACGAGCTCGGCGCGTTGCTCGCCGGAGCCAGCACGGTGCTGCTCGGTCAGTCCGGCGCGGGCAAGTCGACGCTGACCAACGCGCTGGCCGGGGTGTCCGTGCAGGAAGTGCAGGCCACCAGGGACGCCGACGGCAAGGGCCGGCACACCACGACCACCCGCGACATGGTGCCGCTGGCCGGAGGCGGGGTGCTCATCGACACCCCGGGGCTGCGCGGCGTCGGGCTCTGGGACGCCGGGACCGGGCTCGGCCAGGTGTTCGCCGAGATCGAGGAACTGGCCGAGGACTGCCGCTTCCCGGACTGCGCGCACCACGCCGAGCCGGGCTGCGCGGTGCTCGCCGCACTGGACGACGGCACCCTCCCGCAGCGCCGCCTCGACAGCTACCGCAAGCTGCTGCGCGAGAACGCCTGGATCGCCTCGCGCACCGACCAGCGGCTGCGCGCCGAGATGCGCCGCGAGTGGAAGCAGCGCTCGGCGGCCGGCCGGGAGATGTACGAGCGCAAGCGCGGCGGGGGCGGCGGCCACCGCCGCGTCTACTGA
- a CDS encoding PPOX class F420-dependent oxidoreductase, which translates to MTTRSARTELNEAELDYLRGQFLARLATVDAEGRPQANPVGFFLREDGAVDIGGFAMGTTKKWRNVAANPNVSLVVDDMSRPGDPRTARGVEIRGTAEQVEGPHGYGEHMSPELIRIHPYKIISWGVEGPAV; encoded by the coding sequence ATGACGACCAGGAGCGCGCGGACCGAACTCAACGAGGCCGAGCTGGACTACCTGCGCGGGCAGTTCCTCGCCCGGCTGGCCACCGTCGACGCCGAGGGCCGCCCGCAGGCGAACCCGGTGGGCTTCTTCCTCCGGGAGGACGGGGCCGTGGACATCGGCGGCTTCGCGATGGGCACCACGAAGAAGTGGCGCAATGTCGCCGCCAACCCGAACGTGTCGCTCGTGGTGGACGACATGTCCCGCCCGGGCGACCCGCGCACCGCACGCGGTGTCGAGATCCGCGGCACCGCCGAGCAGGTCGAGGGTCCGCACGGCTACGGCGAGCACATGAGCCCGGAGCTGATCCGCATCCACCCGTACAAGATCATAAGCTGGGGTGTGGAGGGTCCCGCGGTCTGA
- a CDS encoding protein phosphatase 2C domain-containing protein — translation MSQQGDERGSQEDDWWRQLYDEGAAANASGAGNDSLDAHFDSALNAMTPPPPPRTETLRLRRPTPPPPPPSWQRPSHPPSPPPAAPAPRREESAVPPSWDPWAAAPTFAEPARAPEQRRPEEELAPARGSEPAAEPVAGRGAEPVGEPGTGRGAGPVGEPRDAEWVEEPRDAEPPVPPAPAVPPAPSDREEAAAPRPRAEPDVATARPAEPAGPGAAQDPGGPAGPYAPAPPRPPAPPVPAAPPARPAPSAPASEPPEPSEASTEAPSPEPPASAPPEAPAPASAETPAPEPERGPASASGPDLAPDAGPHPRHAPDPRVADTYAPPPATPWDAWVTPRRAAPPPSAPSAPSAPPAAEGWSSGLPPRPDAPQPPPRPPRPPEQREQSEQPGAQAAPPADAPEEEQPIARPVEPADDAVSEPPAPAPASPYTDLVADPAARRPAPTYPDGPPRSAPRAQPSTPVPEGPVGGSTGGSPAPSDPVGHAERGHDPAARRSRPPEPPVPPVPSAPAPESPYTDLVADPAARRAAASAREEAEAPGADAPVEASGSAHAEPGAGPVAGSPYVDLVEDPAVRRAGSSGAAAGGAPVPPTADAPGDQVADQVADQDARRDAPPARGATPTPAEAGPVDDPATVPPASEEESAAEPPAPAGPPTVVDGVSGGEGAAGPAGHAGPGGRPAAQPSPYADRGGEPGPPPAAFSEPPARPTAAAAPAPAPAPDPAAPPPPGETVFGEGEVRWAPELPPGWVPAAGPVQVVDEGGTEVGVVGGGPPTYAAEPTAWPEADPDGLDALVPDTVLDGAAYGALTLRTAAVRGDSARYRGQPRRDALLTARFGTGDDGLLLVAMASGARGADDAHRAAQDAVRWIAGAVGRSRARLADDLRAARRGSLKSGLHRLTDRCYGRLRARGEDLGLDEGAYTASVRCLLLPVDPECRVRLFFGVGEGGLFRIREGAWQDLDADPEETSAPFRFRATVAQPGDALLMCSAGLAEPLRGEPELAAHLAGRWGRGRAPGLAAYLADAQTRVKGYADDRTVVTVWDA, via the coding sequence ATGAGCCAGCAGGGCGACGAACGCGGCAGCCAAGAGGACGACTGGTGGCGGCAGTTGTACGACGAGGGGGCCGCCGCCAACGCATCGGGCGCCGGGAACGACTCCCTCGACGCGCACTTCGACTCGGCGCTCAACGCGATGACGCCGCCGCCTCCACCCCGGACCGAGACGCTGCGGTTGCGGCGGCCGACCCCGCCGCCCCCTCCGCCGTCCTGGCAGCGGCCGAGCCACCCGCCGTCCCCGCCCCCGGCTGCGCCGGCGCCGCGCCGGGAGGAGTCCGCGGTCCCGCCGTCCTGGGACCCGTGGGCGGCCGCACCGACCTTCGCGGAGCCGGCCAGGGCGCCGGAACAGCGGCGGCCTGAGGAGGAGTTGGCGCCGGCACGCGGCTCGGAGCCTGCCGCCGAGCCCGTCGCCGGAAGGGGCGCGGAGCCTGTCGGGGAGCCCGGCACCGGAAGGGGCGCGGGGCCCGTCGGGGAGCCGCGCGACGCCGAGTGGGTGGAGGAGCCGCGCGACGCCGAGCCGCCGGTTCCGCCTGCCCCGGCCGTTCCGCCGGCCCCCTCGGACCGGGAGGAGGCGGCGGCGCCGCGGCCGCGGGCCGAGCCGGACGTGGCGACCGCGCGCCCCGCGGAGCCCGCCGGACCCGGTGCGGCCCAGGACCCGGGCGGCCCCGCGGGCCCGTACGCCCCGGCGCCGCCCCGGCCCCCGGCCCCGCCCGTACCCGCCGCGCCGCCCGCACGTCCGGCCCCGTCGGCCCCCGCCTCCGAACCCCCCGAGCCCTCCGAGGCATCCACGGAGGCCCCCTCGCCCGAGCCCCCCGCGTCCGCGCCCCCCGAGGCCCCCGCGCCCGCGTCCGCCGAGACCCCCGCGCCCGAGCCCGAGAGGGGCCCCGCGTCCGCGTCCGGGCCGGACCTCGCGCCGGACGCGGGGCCCCACCCGCGTCACGCGCCCGACCCGCGCGTCGCGGACACGTACGCCCCGCCGCCCGCGACGCCCTGGGACGCCTGGGTCACCCCGCGCCGCGCGGCACCGCCGCCGTCCGCCCCGTCCGCGCCCAGCGCCCCGCCCGCGGCCGAGGGCTGGTCGTCCGGGCTCCCGCCGCGGCCGGACGCGCCGCAGCCGCCGCCCCGGCCGCCGCGCCCACCCGAGCAGCGCGAGCAGTCCGAGCAGCCCGGAGCGCAGGCGGCCCCGCCGGCCGACGCCCCGGAAGAGGAGCAGCCGATCGCGCGGCCCGTGGAGCCCGCTGACGACGCGGTGTCCGAACCGCCGGCGCCCGCTCCGGCATCGCCGTACACCGACCTGGTCGCCGATCCGGCCGCGCGGCGCCCGGCACCCACCTACCCGGACGGGCCTCCGCGTTCGGCTCCGCGCGCGCAGCCGTCAACGCCCGTACCAGAGGGACCCGTTGGCGGCTCCACGGGTGGCTCACCCGCGCCGTCCGATCCCGTGGGGCACGCGGAGCGCGGCCACGATCCGGCCGCACGGCGGTCCCGGCCCCCCGAGCCGCCCGTGCCGCCCGTGCCGTCCGCGCCGGCTCCGGAGTCCCCCTACACGGACCTGGTCGCCGATCCGGCCGCCCGGCGCGCGGCGGCCTCCGCCCGCGAGGAGGCGGAGGCGCCCGGAGCGGATGCGCCCGTCGAGGCGTCGGGCAGCGCGCACGCGGAACCCGGTGCGGGTCCGGTGGCGGGTTCGCCGTACGTGGATCTGGTCGAGGATCCGGCCGTTCGGCGTGCCGGGTCCTCCGGGGCCGCCGCCGGGGGGGCGCCGGTGCCGCCGACCGCGGACGCCCCCGGCGATCAGGTCGCGGATCAGGTCGCGGATCAGGACGCGCGGCGGGACGCACCCCCCGCGCGCGGGGCGACTCCAACGCCTGCTGAAGCGGGCCCGGTCGACGACCCGGCCACGGTGCCGCCCGCGTCGGAGGAGGAGTCGGCGGCCGAGCCGCCCGCGCCCGCGGGGCCGCCGACCGTCGTCGACGGCGTGTCCGGCGGCGAGGGTGCCGCCGGACCGGCCGGGCACGCGGGTCCCGGAGGCCGCCCGGCGGCGCAGCCGTCGCCGTACGCGGACCGTGGCGGGGAGCCGGGCCCGCCGCCCGCCGCGTTCTCCGAGCCGCCCGCCCGACCCACCGCCGCGGCCGCTCCGGCCCCCGCACCCGCCCCGGACCCCGCGGCGCCGCCGCCCCCCGGGGAGACCGTGTTCGGCGAGGGCGAGGTGCGGTGGGCGCCGGAGCTGCCGCCCGGATGGGTGCCCGCGGCCGGGCCGGTGCAGGTGGTGGACGAGGGCGGCACGGAGGTGGGCGTGGTCGGCGGCGGCCCGCCGACCTACGCCGCCGAGCCGACCGCCTGGCCCGAGGCGGACCCGGACGGGCTGGACGCGCTGGTCCCGGACACCGTGCTGGACGGGGCCGCCTACGGCGCGCTGACGCTGCGTACCGCGGCCGTGCGCGGCGACTCCGCCCGCTACCGCGGCCAGCCGCGCCGGGACGCGCTGCTGACCGCGCGGTTCGGCACCGGGGACGACGGGCTGCTGCTGGTGGCGATGGCCAGCGGCGCGCGGGGCGCCGACGACGCGCACCGTGCGGCGCAGGACGCGGTGCGGTGGATCGCCGGCGCGGTCGGCCGCAGCCGGGCCCGTCTCGCCGACGACCTGCGGGCCGCCCGCAGGGGCTCCCTGAAGTCCGGGCTGCACCGGCTGACCGACCGCTGCTACGGCCGGCTGCGCGCCCGCGGCGAGGACCTGGGCCTGGACGAGGGCGCGTACACCGCCTCGGTGCGCTGCCTGCTGCTGCCGGTCGATCCCGAGTGCCGCGTCCGGCTGTTCTTCGGGGTGGGGGAGGGCGGCCTCTTCCGCATCCGCGAGGGCGCCTGGCAGGACCTCGACGCCGATCCCGAGGAGACGTCCGCCCCGTTCCGGTTCCGGGCCACCGTCGCCCAGCCGGGTGACGCGCTGCTGATGTGCAGCGCGGGCCTGGCCGAGCCGCTGCGCGGCGAACCCGAACTCGCCGCCCACCTGGCCGGGCGCTGGGGCCGAGGCCGCGCACCGGGCCTGGCGGCGTACCTCGCGGACGCCCAGACCCGCGTCAAGGGCTACGCCGACGACCGCACGGTGGTGACCGTCTGGGATGCGTGA